In a single window of the Pseudogemmatithrix spongiicola genome:
- the dnaN gene encoding DNA polymerase III subunit beta produces MRFTITREKLQEGLAAVTPAVPNKTTLPVLANLLVQTTEKGIRISGTDLDIAVSTEVTADVEAAGAITIPARKLSEIARELPPAPVRISSTGDQRITLECGRSKFKLLGLPKSEFPSFPAVQFDKAVRVPSGDLQKLIGHTAFAASTEESRPILNGVLWELRTDAMRMVATNGHRLAKMEVPVKAGQKADLIIPPKALEQIRRLFPAEEELEVAQGENHLGFRSPFTSVYTRLIEGPYPGYEQVIPKDNDKYAIVDRAALVSALRRMSVVASDQTHRIRLSFNAGMLKFSVSTPDLGEAQDELPIRYEGDPLDIGFNAAYLLEILRYLPTDEVRMTFRAPERASTIEPEGWTDAAKYLCLLMPLRLVD; encoded by the coding sequence ATGCGCTTCACGATCACTCGCGAGAAGCTCCAGGAAGGGCTCGCCGCCGTCACGCCGGCCGTGCCCAACAAGACGACGCTGCCCGTGCTCGCCAATCTCCTGGTGCAAACCACGGAGAAGGGCATCCGCATCTCCGGCACCGACCTCGACATCGCCGTCTCGACGGAAGTCACCGCGGATGTCGAAGCGGCCGGCGCAATCACGATTCCGGCGCGGAAGCTCAGCGAGATTGCGCGCGAACTGCCGCCGGCTCCGGTGCGCATTTCGTCGACGGGCGACCAGCGCATCACCCTCGAGTGCGGGCGATCCAAGTTCAAGCTGCTCGGCTTGCCGAAGTCCGAGTTCCCGAGCTTTCCCGCCGTGCAGTTCGACAAGGCGGTTCGCGTGCCGTCGGGCGATCTCCAGAAGCTCATCGGCCACACCGCCTTCGCCGCGAGCACCGAGGAGAGCCGCCCGATCCTCAACGGCGTGCTGTGGGAGCTGCGCACCGACGCGATGCGCATGGTCGCGACGAACGGACATCGCCTGGCCAAGATGGAGGTGCCGGTGAAGGCCGGGCAGAAGGCGGATCTCATCATCCCGCCGAAGGCCCTCGAGCAGATCCGCCGCCTGTTTCCCGCGGAGGAGGAACTTGAGGTCGCACAGGGCGAGAACCACCTCGGCTTCCGCTCTCCCTTCACGTCGGTCTACACGCGGCTCATCGAAGGTCCGTATCCGGGATACGAGCAGGTCATCCCGAAGGACAACGACAAGTACGCCATCGTCGATCGCGCGGCGCTCGTGAGCGCCCTGCGCCGCATGAGCGTGGTCGCCTCGGACCAGACACACCGCATTCGGCTGTCGTTCAACGCCGGCATGCTCAAGTTCTCCGTGAGCACGCCGGACCTGGGAGAAGCGCAGGACGAGCTGCCGATCCGCTACGAGGGCGATCCGCTCGACATCGGGTTCAACGCGGCGTACCTCCTCGAGATCCTGCGCTACCTGCCGACGGACGAAGTGCGCATGACGTTCCGCGCACCGGAGCGTGCGAGCACGATCGAGCCCGAGGGCTGGACCGATGCGGCCAAGTACCTCTGTCTCCTGATGCCGTTGCGCCTGGTCGACTGA
- a CDS encoding type IV pilin protein, protein MPVATAKRGFTLIELLIVVVIIGIIAAIAVPKFQNTKGKANAAALRADLRNLASAQEAYFYEHARYTTDTSDLKYRGSKGVYLTIIAANTGGWSAKATHPQSYPLTCAIFWGQVSAPTPGDPEGVVVCR, encoded by the coding sequence GTGCCTGTTGCCACCGCCAAGCGCGGATTCACGCTGATCGAGCTTCTGATCGTCGTCGTGATCATCGGCATCATTGCGGCGATTGCGGTGCCGAAGTTCCAGAACACGAAGGGCAAGGCGAACGCCGCGGCCCTGCGCGCCGACCTGCGCAACCTGGCGAGCGCCCAGGAAGCGTACTTCTACGAGCACGCGCGTTACACCACGGACACGTCCGACCTGAAGTACCGGGGATCCAAGGGCGTCTATCTCACGATCATCGCCGCCAACACCGGCGGCTGGTCGGCGAAGGCCACGCACCCACAGTCGTATCCGCTGACCTGCGCCATCTTCTGGGGCCAGGTCAGCGCCCCGACGCCTGGCGACCCCGAAGGGGTCGTCGTCTGCCGCTGA
- the dnaA gene encoding chromosomal replication initiator protein DnaA, translating to MSLSATDAWSRLLDRARTELSDHIVETWLVPLQAAEYSGEELVLNAPDQFSVEWNERRHSALLESYAPVALGHPVKIALRVQQERLQRSQMDLFVPQKGQEQATLEPEKQPNNVTLSSLNDRYTFDTFVIGKSNDLAAAAAMAVSQAPGKTYNPLFFYGPTGLGKTHLMQAIAQEIVRKNPQTRVTYITTEQFTNDVITSIGKGAMHDFRRRYRETDLFLVDDVHFIGGKNSTQEEFFHTFNALYEAGRQIVLTSDRPPSEISKLEARLASRFAWGMVADIGQPDLEHRIAILRRKAQMDHLEHTIPDDVLHFIADHVQSNVRELEGSIIKLLAYASLKHRVVTVDLAREALRDKIRTSEGAPMRSERQDRMGVIQQRVATEWGVTVEGLQSKTRTKTLTIPRQVAMYLAREILGLQLVEIGQAFGGRDHSTVIHSLERVAETMKESAEFRGRVERVRETVRHSS from the coding sequence ATGTCGCTTTCGGCCACCGACGCTTGGTCGCGCCTGTTGGATCGCGCTCGTACCGAGCTGTCGGATCACATAGTTGAGACCTGGCTGGTCCCTCTCCAAGCCGCCGAGTACTCGGGCGAGGAGCTCGTGCTCAACGCCCCTGACCAATTCTCGGTCGAGTGGAACGAGCGCCGGCATTCGGCACTCCTCGAATCCTACGCCCCGGTCGCGCTGGGCCATCCGGTCAAGATTGCCCTGCGGGTGCAGCAGGAGCGCCTGCAACGCAGCCAGATGGACCTGTTCGTGCCACAAAAGGGACAGGAACAGGCCACACTAGAGCCAGAAAAGCAGCCGAACAACGTTACGCTGTCGTCCCTGAACGACCGCTATACGTTCGATACCTTCGTCATCGGCAAGTCCAACGACCTCGCCGCCGCTGCCGCGATGGCCGTCTCGCAGGCCCCGGGCAAGACCTACAACCCGCTCTTCTTCTACGGGCCCACCGGACTCGGCAAGACGCACCTCATGCAGGCCATCGCGCAAGAGATCGTGCGCAAGAACCCGCAGACCCGCGTCACCTACATCACCACCGAGCAGTTCACCAACGACGTCATCACGTCCATCGGCAAGGGCGCCATGCACGATTTCCGTCGCCGCTATCGCGAGACGGATCTCTTTCTCGTCGACGACGTGCATTTCATCGGCGGCAAGAACTCCACGCAGGAAGAGTTCTTCCACACGTTCAACGCCCTCTATGAAGCGGGGCGCCAGATCGTGTTGACGTCGGACCGCCCGCCCTCCGAGATCTCCAAGCTCGAGGCGCGCCTCGCATCACGCTTCGCCTGGGGCATGGTCGCCGACATCGGGCAGCCCGACCTCGAGCACCGCATCGCCATTCTCCGCCGCAAGGCGCAGATGGATCACCTCGAGCACACGATTCCCGACGACGTGCTGCATTTCATCGCCGATCACGTCCAGTCGAACGTCCGTGAGCTCGAGGGCTCCATCATCAAGCTCTTGGCGTACGCGTCGCTCAAGCACCGCGTCGTCACCGTCGACCTGGCCCGCGAGGCCCTGCGCGACAAGATCCGCACCAGCGAGGGCGCGCCCATGCGCTCCGAGCGCCAAGACCGCATGGGCGTCATCCAGCAGCGGGTCGCCACGGAATGGGGCGTCACGGTCGAGGGGCTCCAGTCCAAGACGCGCACCAAGACCCTCACGATCCCGCGGCAGGTCGCCATGTACCTCGCACGCGAGATCCTCGGCCTGCAGCTCGTCGAGATCGGGCAGGCCTTCGGCGGCCGCGACCACTCGACGGTCATCCATTCCCTGGAACGCGTGGCGGAGACGATGAAGGAAAGCGCCGAGTTCCGCGGGCGTGTGGAACGCGTGCGGGAAACCGTCCGGCATTCCTCATAG
- a CDS encoding helix-turn-helix transcriptional regulator, with protein sequence MSAPLPTLKAPVVTVLDPDERARVDAAGEGLYRAIHRETVADALEDLKRGRVGAVLLGVVRCGRQLDRRVATVVREFPSVPTVALLGAEPPSAETLLRIGNAGITRLVDVRIPAGWSQLRRILAAEAMRATDRQALACIREELAPVPDETWQFFEALFAASERNDTVQTLALRLQVLPSTLMSRFFRAKLPAPKRYLAYARLLRAARLFEDQGHSVSDVANALDFSSPQSFGRHVQTFLGRSAGEFRREFTSAVMLDRFVTELVRPHRDALRKLRPLALRPGMRALPPTVADRRPAVHRRAS encoded by the coding sequence ATGAGCGCCCCGCTGCCTACGCTGAAGGCCCCTGTCGTCACGGTCCTTGATCCCGACGAACGTGCGCGCGTCGATGCCGCCGGCGAAGGGCTCTATCGCGCGATTCACCGTGAGACCGTCGCCGACGCGCTCGAGGACCTCAAGCGCGGCCGCGTCGGCGCGGTGCTGCTTGGCGTCGTGCGCTGTGGCCGGCAGCTGGATCGGCGCGTCGCGACCGTGGTGCGCGAGTTCCCGAGCGTGCCGACGGTGGCGCTGCTGGGCGCTGAGCCGCCAAGCGCCGAGACGTTGCTGCGCATCGGCAACGCCGGCATCACGCGCCTCGTCGACGTGCGCATTCCGGCGGGCTGGAGCCAGCTCCGGCGGATCCTCGCGGCCGAGGCCATGCGCGCGACGGACCGGCAGGCCCTCGCCTGCATCCGCGAGGAACTGGCGCCGGTGCCCGACGAGACGTGGCAGTTCTTCGAGGCGCTCTTCGCCGCGAGCGAGCGCAACGACACCGTGCAGACGCTGGCGCTGCGGCTGCAGGTGCTGCCGAGCACGCTCATGAGCCGCTTCTTCCGCGCCAAGCTGCCGGCCCCCAAGCGCTATCTCGCCTATGCGCGCCTGCTCCGTGCCGCGCGCCTGTTCGAGGACCAGGGCCACTCCGTCTCCGATGTGGCGAACGCCCTCGACTTCTCGTCGCCGCAGAGCTTCGGGCGCCACGTGCAGACGTTTCTCGGGCGCTCGGCAGGGGAGTTCCGGCGGGAGTTCACGTCGGCCGTGATGCTCGACCGCTTCGTCACGGAACTCGTGCGCCCGCACCGCGACGCGTTGCGGAAGCTGCGTCCCCTCGCGCTCCGGCCCGGCATGCGCGCGCTTCCGCCGACGGTTGCGGATCGCCGTCCCGCCGTGCATCGCCGCGCCAGCTAG
- a CDS encoding sensor histidine kinase — MLSWVLGAGALVALLALLLTERERRRRLRERSAELEHLSFELARANRAKSEFLANVSHELRTPLAAIVGYVDLLRDGSYGELTPRMIGPVERIQQSAEHLQALVDQILDLAKLSAGRLDVQREPLSLRAFVIDVASEIEPLVIEKGLALSVQVPASLPRVSTDPMHLRQILVNLLGNAVKFTTEGSITVRATLVRDVARNLEARAARQRPLLAAGGPWIALQVADTGIGIAERDLQRIFEEFEQVGSGARADSVRRGTGLGLTITRRLARLLDGDITVESLPGRGSVFTCWLPLDPSLPVQP, encoded by the coding sequence ATGCTGAGCTGGGTGTTGGGGGCCGGTGCACTCGTCGCGCTGCTCGCGCTGCTCCTTACGGAGCGTGAACGCCGCCGCCGCCTGCGCGAGCGCAGTGCGGAGCTCGAGCATCTCTCGTTCGAGCTTGCGCGTGCGAACCGCGCCAAGAGCGAGTTTCTCGCGAACGTGTCGCATGAACTGCGCACGCCGCTCGCCGCGATCGTCGGCTACGTCGACCTGCTGCGGGACGGCTCGTACGGCGAGCTCACGCCGCGCATGATCGGTCCCGTGGAGCGCATCCAGCAATCCGCCGAGCACCTCCAGGCGCTCGTCGACCAGATCCTCGACCTCGCCAAGCTCTCGGCGGGGCGGCTCGACGTGCAACGTGAGCCCCTCTCGCTGCGCGCCTTCGTCATTGACGTGGCCAGCGAGATCGAACCGCTGGTGATCGAGAAGGGGCTCGCGCTCTCGGTGCAGGTGCCGGCGTCGCTGCCGCGGGTGAGCACCGACCCCATGCACCTGCGGCAGATCCTCGTGAACCTCCTCGGCAACGCGGTGAAGTTCACCACCGAGGGCAGCATCACCGTGCGGGCCACGCTGGTGCGCGACGTGGCCCGCAATCTCGAGGCACGGGCGGCACGCCAACGGCCGCTCCTTGCGGCGGGCGGTCCGTGGATCGCCCTGCAGGTGGCCGACACCGGCATCGGCATCGCCGAGCGCGACCTGCAGCGCATCTTCGAGGAGTTCGAACAGGTGGGCTCCGGCGCGCGCGCCGATTCGGTGCGGCGCGGCACCGGGCTCGGGTTGACCATCACGCGACGGCTGGCCCGCCTGCTGGACGGCGACATCACGGTGGAGAGCCTGCCCGGGCGCGGAAGCGTCTTTACCTGCTGGTTGCCGCTCGACCCGTCGCTGCCGGTGCAGCCCTAA
- the pyrE gene encoding orotate phosphoribosyltransferase, which yields MDPRSRLLDLLATRSARRGSFTLASGRQSDLYIDCRPTTMHPEGLATIGPLGLHAIGERGWAPQAIGGLTLGADPVSYAIAYASQLADMPIRAFTVRKEAKSHGTGKVIEGAFEAGDRVVVVEDVITTGGSALRAVESVRAAGGEVLGVLAVVDRGEGGREALEQAGLEVAALVTAAEIVARM from the coding sequence ATGGATCCTCGCTCCCGTCTCCTCGACCTGCTCGCCACGCGCAGCGCGCGCCGCGGCTCATTCACGTTGGCCTCGGGTCGCCAGTCGGACCTCTACATCGACTGCCGCCCGACAACGATGCATCCCGAAGGGCTTGCGACGATCGGCCCGCTGGGCTTGCACGCCATCGGCGAGCGCGGCTGGGCGCCGCAGGCGATCGGCGGCCTGACGCTGGGCGCCGATCCCGTGAGCTACGCCATCGCGTACGCCAGCCAGCTCGCCGACATGCCCATCCGCGCGTTCACCGTGCGGAAGGAAGCGAAATCGCATGGCACCGGCAAGGTGATCGAGGGCGCGTTCGAAGCTGGCGACCGCGTGGTGGTCGTCGAGGACGTCATCACCACCGGCGGCTCGGCCCTCCGCGCCGTCGAGAGCGTGCGGGCAGCCGGCGGCGAGGTGCTGGGCGTGCTGGCCGTCGTCGATCGCGGGGAGGGCGGACGCGAGGCGCTCGAGCAGGCCGGCCTCGAGGTCGCCGCGCTCGTCACCGCCGCGGAGATCGTCGCGCGGATGTAG
- a CDS encoding GWxTD domain-containing protein has protein sequence MLRLHTATVRLVGGLLLLGSAACGGGSTPNAGAGPAPAVQRDQRNLSFDPLPLYRQMGMIARGQPFPVVGRIGALPARTTDSTHVVVVLGFAPTALRFNRETDDRFRANYTVSVSAARDGAAPVNAQTTESVVVGAFRETERTDESILFQEILDLVPGRYRLTISVRDVSSQRGIVEEVDVDVPDFARHPLSAPLPVNRIIPRESRDTLPFLLARPRAVASLGQDSTIPMYVESANPADTVLALLARGESGRLLWRDTVRLDGHATMASGIVLVPVTRLGVGVSQVALVGSNGADTSSAYVFVGFGDDLPIARFEDMLQFLRFFARPARLQALREAPEEQRPAAWAAFMRDTDSIPVTAVNEDLRAYFARLARANARFREDGVAGWQSDRGRVFIVLGEPDQILEPSFTDLSRTRQQVWEYRDRAIQLQFFDQTGAGRWRLTQASESRFEVELRRQLR, from the coding sequence ATGCTCCGTCTGCACACCGCGACTGTTCGCCTCGTTGGAGGCCTGCTCCTGCTGGGAAGCGCCGCCTGCGGCGGCGGCTCGACGCCCAACGCGGGCGCCGGTCCGGCGCCCGCCGTCCAGCGGGACCAGCGCAACCTGTCCTTCGACCCACTGCCGCTCTACCGGCAGATGGGCATGATTGCGCGGGGCCAGCCGTTCCCGGTGGTCGGCCGCATCGGCGCCCTGCCCGCGCGAACCACCGACAGCACGCACGTCGTCGTCGTCCTGGGCTTTGCGCCCACCGCGTTGCGCTTCAACCGCGAGACGGACGATCGCTTCCGGGCGAACTACACCGTCTCCGTCTCCGCGGCCCGCGATGGCGCCGCCCCCGTCAACGCACAGACGACCGAGAGCGTGGTCGTCGGGGCGTTCCGCGAGACGGAGCGCACGGACGAGAGCATCCTCTTCCAGGAAATCCTCGATCTGGTGCCGGGGCGCTATCGCCTCACGATCTCGGTGCGCGACGTGAGCAGCCAGCGTGGCATCGTCGAGGAAGTGGATGTCGACGTGCCAGACTTCGCGCGGCACCCGCTGTCTGCGCCCCTGCCGGTGAATCGCATCATTCCGCGGGAATCCCGCGACACGTTGCCGTTCCTCCTCGCGCGACCGCGCGCCGTGGCGTCCCTCGGGCAGGACAGCACGATTCCCATGTACGTCGAAAGCGCGAATCCGGCGGACACCGTCCTCGCGCTTCTCGCGCGCGGCGAGAGCGGGCGGCTGCTGTGGCGGGATACGGTGCGGCTCGACGGCCACGCGACCATGGCATCGGGCATCGTGCTCGTGCCGGTCACGCGCCTCGGCGTCGGCGTCTCGCAGGTTGCCCTCGTCGGCAGCAATGGCGCCGACACGTCGTCCGCGTACGTGTTCGTCGGGTTCGGTGATGACCTGCCGATCGCGCGGTTCGAGGACATGCTGCAGTTCCTGCGGTTCTTTGCGCGCCCTGCGCGCCTGCAGGCACTGCGGGAAGCGCCGGAAGAGCAACGCCCCGCGGCCTGGGCGGCCTTCATGCGCGACACCGACTCCATTCCGGTGACGGCCGTCAACGAGGATCTCCGGGCTTACTTCGCGCGGCTCGCACGCGCCAATGCGCGCTTCCGCGAAGACGGGGTCGCGGGCTGGCAGTCCGATCGCGGCAGGGTGTTCATCGTCCTCGGCGAACCCGACCAGATCCTCGAGCCCTCGTTCACCGACCTCTCGCGGACGCGCCAGCAGGTGTGGGAGTATCGCGACCGGGCGATCCAGCTGCAGTTCTTCGACCAGACCGGTGCCGGACGCTGGCGCCTCACCCAGGCCAGCGAATCCCGCTTCGAAGTGGAGCTGCGTCGCCAACTGCGGTGA
- the polA gene encoding DNA polymerase I, whose protein sequence is MSTPGRPRLYLIDGYALIYRSFHALGGGVPLRNARGENTGMAKGVSEFLRRLIEKHKPEYLGWVNDAGSSGREELLEAYKANRVALPEEEQQDFDTGVERVHQLLAGYRIPTLELDGFEADDVIATLAPQGVAAGLEVCVVSGDKDLLQLVQPGVWVLNPWHGPPGRTTEKWYGVDNAHERLGVPAERVIDYLALVGDTADNVPGVKGIGDKGALALIEKWGTVENMLAHVDEIEPTRARNALKNAEAEARLSKELVTLKRDLPIALDLSSLTLDPPDWVALRDLFVELEFGTAARTAAVNAEAAGAAPNAGLERAAEAAVDVEGHMVSARAARAAVPGTPAPVATDYRVADTPALLAEAIAEARAAGVIAVDTETVLDAGAPPIITPMRANLVAISMATAPGKAWYFPLAHRMPGSAQGGLALGDEPAPAKSKASAAPASIAARLLAEGPQPVVNLPPLESEPMAPLRALLEDPGVKKTAHNVKYDLLVFRRAGITLRGVDFDSMLASYVLDPSRRSHAIDALAVEFLGVAMTGYDELCGKGKQQMPYDEVPIAAARDYSCADSDIALRLRELFLPRLAEQGATALLHEVELPLVDVLAEMEWTGITIDVPWFRSLKTRFEAARLDLEKQIHAEAGESFNVNSNPQLRTILFEKLGLPIKKKTATGPSTDASVLQELADEGHALPQLLMEYRELAKLESTYLDTLPGLVNPHTGRLHTSYAQTVASTGRLASHDPNLQNIPIRRELGKDIRRGFIPRAGWRLLAADYSQVELRLLAHLSGDPAFVAAFEAGGDIHRQTASVIFGVPLEAVTSEMRARAKTINFATIYGQGAHALSRQLKIDHAEAKAFIETYFERFAGVRTWLDTAVAEARERGYVETIFKRRRYIPEIKDRNFNTRAFGERLAQNSPIQGSAADLIKKAMIRIHHALGEAKHTARMLLQVHDELVFECPPDEETALRALVDREMTGAVQLRVPLVVDIGSGENWLLAKA, encoded by the coding sequence ATGAGCACTCCCGGACGTCCGCGCCTCTATCTGATCGATGGCTACGCGCTGATCTACCGCTCGTTCCACGCCCTCGGGGGCGGCGTCCCGCTGCGCAATGCGCGCGGCGAGAACACCGGCATGGCCAAGGGCGTCAGCGAGTTTCTCCGCCGCCTCATCGAGAAGCACAAGCCGGAGTACCTCGGCTGGGTGAACGACGCCGGCTCCTCCGGCCGCGAGGAACTGCTCGAGGCGTACAAGGCCAACCGCGTCGCGCTGCCCGAGGAAGAGCAGCAGGATTTCGATACCGGCGTCGAGCGCGTGCACCAGCTGCTCGCCGGCTATCGCATCCCCACGCTCGAACTCGATGGCTTCGAAGCGGACGACGTCATCGCGACGCTTGCGCCGCAGGGCGTGGCGGCCGGACTCGAGGTTTGCGTGGTCTCGGGCGACAAGGACCTGCTGCAGCTCGTCCAGCCCGGCGTCTGGGTGTTGAATCCGTGGCACGGCCCGCCGGGGCGCACGACCGAGAAGTGGTACGGCGTCGACAACGCACACGAGCGCCTCGGCGTCCCGGCCGAGCGCGTCATCGACTACCTCGCGCTTGTCGGCGATACGGCCGACAACGTCCCTGGCGTAAAGGGCATCGGCGACAAGGGCGCGCTCGCACTCATCGAGAAGTGGGGCACGGTCGAGAACATGCTGGCGCACGTGGACGAGATCGAACCCACGCGCGCGCGCAACGCGCTGAAGAACGCGGAAGCCGAGGCGCGGCTCTCGAAGGAACTCGTCACGCTCAAGCGCGATCTCCCGATCGCCCTCGACCTTTCGTCGCTCACGCTCGATCCCCCTGACTGGGTCGCGTTGCGCGACCTGTTCGTGGAGCTCGAGTTCGGCACGGCGGCGCGCACGGCTGCCGTGAATGCCGAAGCTGCCGGCGCGGCGCCGAACGCGGGGCTCGAGCGCGCGGCGGAAGCCGCGGTGGACGTGGAAGGGCACATGGTGAGTGCGCGCGCGGCGCGGGCCGCCGTGCCCGGCACACCGGCGCCCGTGGCGACCGACTATCGCGTGGCCGACACACCGGCGCTGCTGGCCGAGGCCATCGCCGAGGCGCGCGCCGCTGGCGTCATCGCCGTCGACACCGAGACGGTGCTCGATGCGGGAGCGCCGCCGATCATCACGCCGATGCGCGCGAATCTCGTCGCGATCTCCATGGCGACGGCGCCCGGCAAGGCGTGGTACTTCCCGCTCGCGCACCGCATGCCCGGCAGCGCACAGGGTGGCCTCGCGCTGGGCGATGAGCCCGCACCAGCCAAGTCCAAGGCCAGCGCCGCACCCGCCAGCATCGCCGCGCGCCTGCTCGCCGAGGGACCACAGCCGGTGGTGAATCTGCCGCCGCTGGAGAGCGAGCCGATGGCCCCGCTCCGCGCGTTGCTCGAGGACCCGGGCGTCAAGAAGACGGCGCACAACGTGAAGTACGACTTGCTGGTCTTCCGCCGCGCGGGCATCACGCTGCGCGGCGTCGACTTCGATTCCATGCTGGCGAGTTATGTCCTCGACCCGAGCCGCCGCTCGCACGCCATCGACGCGCTCGCGGTCGAGTTCCTCGGCGTGGCCATGACGGGCTACGACGAACTCTGCGGCAAGGGGAAGCAGCAGATGCCGTACGACGAAGTGCCGATCGCGGCGGCGCGCGACTACTCCTGTGCCGACAGCGACATCGCGCTGCGGCTGCGCGAGCTGTTCCTGCCGCGGCTCGCCGAGCAGGGCGCAACGGCGCTGCTGCACGAGGTCGAGCTCCCGCTCGTGGATGTGCTCGCCGAGATGGAGTGGACCGGCATCACCATCGACGTGCCGTGGTTCCGGTCGCTCAAGACGCGCTTCGAGGCGGCGCGCCTCGACCTCGAGAAGCAGATCCACGCCGAAGCCGGCGAGAGCTTCAACGTCAACAGCAACCCGCAGCTGCGGACGATCCTCTTCGAGAAGCTCGGCCTGCCCATCAAGAAGAAGACCGCCACAGGCCCGAGCACCGACGCCAGCGTGCTGCAGGAGCTCGCCGACGAGGGGCACGCGCTCCCGCAGCTGCTCATGGAGTACCGCGAGCTGGCGAAGCTGGAGAGCACGTATCTCGACACGCTGCCCGGACTCGTCAATCCGCATACGGGCCGTCTCCATACCTCGTATGCGCAGACGGTCGCGAGTACCGGCCGACTCGCGTCGCACGACCCGAACCTGCAGAACATCCCGATTCGCCGGGAGCTCGGGAAAGACATCCGCCGAGGGTTCATCCCCCGCGCGGGCTGGCGCCTGCTCGCCGCCGACTACTCGCAGGTCGAACTGCGCCTGCTGGCGCATCTCAGCGGGGACCCGGCCTTCGTCGCGGCCTTCGAGGCCGGCGGTGACATCCACCGCCAGACGGCGAGCGTCATCTTCGGCGTGCCGCTCGAGGCCGTCACGTCAGAGATGCGCGCACGCGCCAAGACCATCAACTTCGCGACCATCTACGGCCAAGGCGCACACGCACTCTCCCGCCAGCTCAAGATCGATCACGCCGAGGCGAAGGCCTTCATCGAGACGTACTTCGAGCGGTTTGCCGGCGTGCGCACCTGGCTCGATACCGCGGTGGCCGAGGCCCGCGAGCGCGGATACGTCGAGACCATCTTCAAGCGCCGACGCTACATCCCCGAGATCAAGGACCGGAACTTCAACACCCGGGCCTTCGGCGAACGTCTCGCACAGAACTCGCCGATCCAGGGTTCGGCGGCGGACCTCATCAAGAAGGCGATGATTCGCATCCATCACGCGCTGGGGGAGGCGAAGCATACGGCCCGCATGTTGCTCCAGGTGCACGACGAACTGGTGTTCGAGTGTCCGCCTGACGAGGAGACGGCGCTCCGCGCCTTGGTCGATCGCGAGATGACCGGTGCCGTGCAGCTCCGCGTGCCGCTGGTGGTGGACATCGGGAGCGGCGAGAACTGGCTCCTGGCTAAGGCCTAA
- a CDS encoding serine/threonine-protein kinase, translating to MTRDALVGTTLAGYTLVDRVGEGGTATVYRASHAEHGTVAFKVLREKLRQDRTAVARFTREAGFGTRVQHPNVIRTIQTGEENGVPFLVIEWAAGELLESYAKRHAPFPPDEVCAIVSQIASAVFAAHQAGIVHRDLKPDNVMYDHESRTVKLLDFGIATATDTTPDQRLTRAGFFVGTLMYVAPEALSGEIVSPAADQYSLATMAYLFLTGALPYTARSPRDMFTQLLSQPPVPLNKAKPELQFTSEVEAVVMKGLAKLPSDRYADVVAFADALCTVLKDPFPAAAPSGGLFSKMKGLFGR from the coding sequence GTGACGCGTGACGCATTGGTAGGCACGACGCTGGCCGGGTATACCCTCGTCGACCGGGTCGGTGAGGGGGGGACTGCAACCGTGTATCGCGCGTCGCACGCCGAGCATGGCACGGTCGCGTTCAAGGTGCTGCGCGAGAAGCTGCGACAGGACCGTACGGCGGTCGCGCGATTCACGCGCGAGGCGGGCTTCGGCACCCGCGTCCAGCACCCCAACGTCATCCGCACGATCCAGACGGGCGAAGAGAACGGCGTGCCATTCCTCGTCATCGAATGGGCGGCCGGCGAGCTGCTGGAGTCGTACGCCAAGCGGCACGCGCCGTTTCCGCCCGACGAGGTCTGTGCCATCGTCAGCCAGATCGCGAGCGCCGTGTTCGCGGCGCACCAGGCCGGCATCGTGCATCGCGACCTGAAGCCCGACAACGTGATGTACGATCACGAGAGCCGCACGGTCAAGCTGCTCGACTTCGGCATCGCGACGGCCACGGATACCACGCCCGATCAGCGTTTGACGCGCGCCGGGTTCTTCGTGGGCACCTTGATGTACGTGGCGCCCGAGGCGCTGTCCGGTGAGATCGTCTCGCCGGCGGCCGACCAGTACTCGCTGGCGACGATGGCGTATCTCTTCCTCACCGGTGCGCTGCCGTACACCGCCCGCAGTCCGCGCGACATGTTCACGCAGTTGCTGTCGCAGCCGCCCGTGCCGCTCAACAAGGCGAAGCCCGAGTTGCAGTTCACGTCCGAGGTCGAGGCGGTCGTGATGAAGGGGCTCGCCAAGCTGCCGAGCGATCGCTACGCAGACGTGGTCGCGTTCGCCGATGCGCTGTGCACGGTGCTCAAGGACCCGTTCCCGGCGGCCGCGCCGAGCGGCGGGCTCTTCTCGAAGATGAAGGGGCTCTTCGGGCGTTAG